The following are from one region of the Gossypium hirsutum isolate 1008001.06 chromosome D03, Gossypium_hirsutum_v2.1, whole genome shotgun sequence genome:
- the LOC121215468 gene encoding heavy metal-associated isoprenylated plant protein 30, with protein sequence MCCTGCESVVKNAIYKVRGIDSVKVNREMEKVTVVGYVDRSKVLKQVRRAGKRAEFWPYPDSPLYFTSTDDYFKDTTNEFKESYNYYRHGYNLGHRHGNLRVTHRGDDTVRNMFNDENANACCLM encoded by the exons ATGTGCTGCACTGGTTGCGAGAGTGTAGTAAAAAACGCCATTTACAAGGTTAGAG GGATCGATTCGGTGAAGGTGAATAGAGAAATGGAGAAGGTAACAGTTGTTGGGTACGTCGACCGGAGCAAGGTGCTGAAGCAAGTGAGGAGGGCTGGAAAGAGGGCTGAATTCTGGCCCTACCCCGATTCTCCATTGTACTTCACATCTACCGACGATTACTTTAAAGACACAACAAACGAGTTCAAAGAAAGTTACAACTATTACAGGCATGGCTACAACCTTGGACACAGGCATGGCAACCTCCGAGTGACTCATCGTGGAGATGACACGGTCCGCAACATGTTCAACGATGAGAATGCCAATGCTTGTTGTCTCATGTAA